Proteins encoded within one genomic window of Bacillus sp. F19:
- a CDS encoding S24/S26 family peptidase gives MRFDQNTINLLKATIEKHGWIDLPAEGFSMYPFIQKGEICRFIKFDNSNLKKGQILLFYSKSGKLIAHRLYRYEKGHYILKGDTNECLDEPVSPAQVIGCLESVQKQKGMISMYKPFAFLYSQAVVTSPFSARLFRFYLKRRLGKAL, from the coding sequence ATGCGGTTTGATCAGAATACAATCAATCTATTGAAAGCGACCATTGAAAAACACGGATGGATTGACTTGCCTGCTGAAGGCTTCAGCATGTATCCCTTTATTCAAAAAGGTGAAATTTGCCGATTTATAAAATTCGATAATAGTAACCTTAAAAAAGGGCAGATCCTTCTCTTTTATTCAAAATCAGGGAAGTTGATTGCCCACAGATTATACCGCTATGAAAAGGGGCATTACATCCTAAAAGGCGATACAAACGAATGCCTGGATGAGCCAGTATCACCTGCTCAAGTGATTGGCTGCCTGGAATCTGTTCAAAAACAGAAAGGCATGATCAGTATGTATAAGCCTTTTGCATTTCTATACAGTCAAGCAGTCGTTACATCTCCCTTCTCAGCACGGCTGTTCCGCTTCTATTTAAAAAGAAGACTCGGTAAAGCGCTATGA
- a CDS encoding ABC transporter ATP-binding protein/permease — protein MIKKKWTTFKNMFLIEDIRRTFTLLGPYLLKYKSFYISLFLIMLSQILLTIGFAWFFGTITDAAVQNETDKLKWLLPLGLGLLSISLATTYSYTYLESITINKVKLELKKQVLKHLLLLPVKKTANMRTGDLMTHFTNDVNCIEGVIGSNLLYLIQLPLTFAAVSVYIFIINWQMALIGFTVIPLAIIIGAVFGILLRNNSRKMFTQISDINSTLNEIFQGLSVIRSFLLEKKMSQKQNSQNQELFTLEMKNTKLRGFFYIGGEAITSITYITGLCLGAYFVSKSMITVGSLLTFVTLMQHLISPLTGLAGIWGSFQSSASAVERLSNVLNEEVELNHFPEYVPSKIKGSIQLKNITFSYDQQKNSIDNMTLDIPAGQTVAIVGPSGAGKSTLFHLIQGFYQPDSGTIMLDHNPEEHLPPSVVRSSFAYVAQETFLFSGTIKDNLLLARPNISNSELITAAKQANIHDFIMSLPNQYDTQVGERGVRLSGGQKQRLSIARAILKNAPILLLDEATSALDSESELLVKNALEAIKSKTTLIIAHRLSTIQHADFIVVMDEGKIVQMGRHEELITQEGLYRKLSNLQFKTKEKLPSLQAISQ, from the coding sequence ATGATCAAAAAGAAATGGACCACATTCAAAAACATGTTTTTAATAGAAGATATCCGCAGGACATTCACTTTGCTTGGTCCCTATCTATTAAAGTACAAAAGTTTCTACATATCTCTTTTTTTGATTATGCTCTCACAAATTTTATTAACGATCGGTTTTGCTTGGTTCTTTGGAACAATCACAGATGCTGCCGTTCAAAATGAAACGGATAAACTAAAATGGCTGCTGCCACTGGGTCTTGGCTTACTAAGTATAAGTTTGGCAACGACGTACTCTTACACTTATTTAGAGTCCATAACAATCAATAAAGTAAAACTTGAACTCAAAAAACAAGTATTAAAGCATCTTCTACTTTTGCCCGTGAAAAAAACAGCAAACATGCGAACTGGAGATTTAATGACCCATTTTACAAACGATGTCAATTGCATCGAAGGAGTCATCGGCAGCAACCTGCTTTATCTCATTCAGCTCCCTTTAACATTTGCTGCTGTTTCTGTTTACATATTTATCATCAATTGGCAGATGGCTTTAATAGGTTTTACTGTGATCCCTCTTGCCATTATTATTGGGGCTGTTTTTGGCATCCTGCTCAGAAACAACAGCAGAAAAATGTTTACTCAAATCAGTGATATTAACAGTACACTTAATGAAATTTTCCAGGGTTTATCCGTTATTCGATCTTTTCTTTTAGAGAAAAAAATGTCTCAAAAGCAAAACAGTCAAAACCAGGAACTCTTTACATTAGAAATGAAAAATACAAAGCTCCGCGGCTTTTTTTATATTGGCGGAGAAGCCATTACTTCCATCACATATATAACTGGACTTTGCTTGGGAGCTTATTTTGTTTCTAAATCAATGATTACAGTTGGTTCGCTGCTCACCTTCGTTACTCTGATGCAGCACCTGATCTCCCCGCTTACCGGTTTAGCAGGAATTTGGGGCAGCTTCCAAAGTTCAGCATCAGCAGTTGAAAGACTATCAAACGTATTAAATGAAGAAGTTGAACTAAACCATTTTCCTGAATACGTTCCATCAAAAATTAAAGGCTCTATTCAACTGAAGAACATTACCTTCAGTTATGATCAGCAAAAAAATTCGATAGATAACATGACATTAGACATACCAGCCGGCCAAACAGTTGCGATTGTCGGTCCAAGCGGTGCAGGAAAATCAACACTCTTTCACCTTATCCAAGGCTTCTATCAGCCAGACAGCGGAACGATCATGCTGGATCACAATCCAGAAGAACACCTTCCGCCCTCTGTGGTAAGAAGTTCTTTCGCATATGTTGCGCAAGAGACCTTTCTTTTCTCTGGAACAATCAAAGATAACCTCTTGCTCGCACGGCCAAATATCTCAAATTCAGAGCTGATCACTGCAGCAAAACAAGCAAACATTCATGATTTTATCATGTCATTGCCAAATCAATATGACACACAAGTTGGAGAAAGAGGCGTCCGTCTTTCAGGAGGGCAAAAACAAAGGCTTTCTATTGCAAGAGCCATCCTAAAAAATGCACCTATTCTGTTACTAGATGAAGCAACATCCGCACTCGACAGTGAAAGTGAGCTATTAGTTAAAAATGCGCTGGAAGCTATTAAAAGTAAAACAACTTTAATTATCGCCCATCGCTTATCAACTATACAGCATGCTGATTTTATTGTAGTTATGGATGAGGGGAAAATTGTTCAGATGGGGAGACATGAGGAGCTGATTACTCAAGAAGGTCTATATAGAAAATTATCAAACCTGCAATTTAAAACAAAAGAAAAACTGCCTTCATTACAAGCAATCTCACAATAA
- a CDS encoding nucleotidyltransferase family protein gives MIIHFLQSLYNQTKLPEIESDYQYLIEDIHHFSIEPQVYYLLKQHDRLNETPAFFTDYLRKVTDQILLQNLFIKVQMEKILKLFETQKIDTIPLKGVYFAEKYFGHIAARSTSDIDLLIHQKDRQTVDELLRNRGFIYEDEGPKDHFHCSYRLYLPGSSIPLRVEIHWNLLKENTSDLDIIEFWNDAVPITAYQHIKELSNQHAFYMIVLHAWRHNLDSLRHFIDVVQMVNILDEKICFESLFNQAKKDKTLKRVQRTLKIVYRVFGEIKYPEQLSVQKNYGKWWEYEKIRDREYRSLRVYLDFVDYLLFSVDKII, from the coding sequence ATGATCATACACTTTTTACAATCATTATATAATCAAACAAAATTACCAGAAATAGAAAGCGATTATCAATATTTAATAGAAGACATCCATCACTTTTCAATTGAACCTCAAGTTTATTACCTATTAAAACAACATGACCGTCTTAATGAAACACCTGCTTTTTTCACTGACTACTTAAGGAAAGTAACAGATCAAATCTTGCTTCAAAACCTTTTTATTAAAGTACAAATGGAAAAGATATTAAAATTATTTGAAACTCAAAAAATAGACACCATCCCTTTAAAAGGTGTCTATTTTGCGGAAAAATACTTTGGCCATATCGCTGCAAGATCTACTTCTGATATTGACTTACTGATACATCAAAAGGACAGACAAACGGTTGATGAATTACTAAGAAATCGAGGATTCATCTATGAAGATGAGGGTCCTAAAGATCACTTTCACTGCAGCTACAGATTGTATTTGCCTGGTTCTTCCATTCCATTAAGAGTCGAAATACATTGGAACCTATTAAAAGAAAATACCTCAGATCTGGACATTATTGAGTTTTGGAATGATGCGGTTCCTATAACGGCTTATCAACATATTAAAGAACTCTCCAACCAGCATGCTTTTTATATGATTGTGCTTCATGCATGGCGTCATAATTTAGATTCATTGAGGCATTTTATTGATGTTGTACAAATGGTGAATATTTTGGATGAAAAGATTTGCTTTGAATCTCTTTTTAACCAGGCAAAGAAAGATAAAACTTTGAAAAGAGTTCAGAGAACGTTAAAAATCGTTTATAGGGTGTTTGGAGAAATAAAATATCCTGAACAACTATCTGTACAAAAGAATTACGGTAAGTGGTGGGAATATGAAAAGATTAGGGATCGGGAGTATCGGAGTTTGAGGGTTTATTTGGATTTCGTGGATTACTTATTGTTTAGTGTTGATAAAATAATATAA
- a CDS encoding ABC transporter ATP-binding protein/permease codes for MNLILYFLKQIQSYAGKRLYINLLATVFISLLDGVGILLLIPMISITGIIDFNVGNTPFNEIFSFFDRIPSSFGLPFILLNFVLIVILQNFLHRHITIQNIKIQHGFFRHLRVNTYHSLLHANWAFFIKNRKSDLINLLTTEVARSSAGTHSLLQFLASLIFTVIQIGLAFFLSPSITFFLLLCGALIVFLNRKFLRMSLALGKKNYSLGKEYLAGITDQINGIKDIKSNTLEKSKMNWFLNVTEGMQDEQIEYTTLRTMSQLYYKVASSILIAVFIFIAVNMFHAQAGELMLIVVIFSRLWPRVAGIQSSLEQIATMLPSFHAVKNLQNESRKAVEFKDYENLTIIPIRIKKEIECKSVYFRYSQNPSDSYALEDINVVIPANKMTAFVGRSGAGKSTLIDILMGLNLPEKGQVLIDGTPLTSENLLSMRKAVSYVPQDPFLFNASIKENLLMVESEAADEEIWRALEFSSAAEFVKKLPNGLDTLVGDRGIRLSGGERQRIVLARAILRKPSILVLDEATSALDTENEANIQRALERLKGSMTIIVIAHRLSTIRNADQVIVLDQGNVIQKGEFGQLAKDKKNLFGKLLNNQKDASL; via the coding sequence TTGAATCTAATCTTGTATTTTCTGAAGCAAATACAATCTTATGCTGGGAAAAGACTATATATTAACTTATTAGCTACTGTGTTTATAAGTTTATTAGATGGTGTAGGTATTTTATTGCTTATTCCCATGATAAGCATTACTGGCATTATCGATTTTAATGTGGGGAATACCCCTTTTAACGAGATTTTCTCTTTTTTTGACCGTATTCCAAGCAGTTTCGGTCTGCCATTTATTCTATTAAATTTTGTTCTTATCGTGATCTTACAAAATTTTTTACATCGTCACATAACGATTCAGAACATAAAAATCCAGCATGGTTTTTTTCGCCACTTGCGAGTAAACACTTACCATTCTTTGCTCCACGCAAACTGGGCTTTTTTTATAAAAAATAGAAAATCAGACTTAATCAATTTATTAACAACTGAAGTTGCCCGTTCTAGCGCCGGAACTCATTCGCTGCTGCAATTTTTGGCATCTCTTATTTTTACCGTTATTCAAATCGGTCTAGCCTTCTTTCTTTCTCCCAGTATTACGTTTTTCTTATTGCTTTGCGGGGCTCTTATTGTCTTTCTAAACAGGAAATTTTTAAGGATGTCACTGGCTTTAGGGAAAAAAAATTATTCTCTGGGGAAAGAATACCTTGCTGGGATTACCGATCAAATTAATGGTATTAAGGATATTAAAAGTAATACTCTTGAAAAATCCAAAATGAATTGGTTTCTAAACGTAACTGAAGGAATGCAAGATGAACAGATTGAATACACCACATTAAGGACCATGTCCCAACTATATTACAAAGTGGCTTCTTCTATACTTATAGCTGTGTTTATTTTCATTGCAGTAAACATGTTTCATGCACAGGCGGGGGAATTAATGCTGATTGTTGTGATCTTTTCAAGGTTATGGCCAAGAGTGGCAGGAATTCAAAGTTCTTTAGAGCAGATTGCTACTATGCTTCCCTCATTTCATGCTGTAAAGAATCTACAAAATGAATCCAGAAAAGCTGTTGAATTCAAAGACTATGAGAACCTTACAATTATTCCTATTCGAATCAAGAAAGAGATTGAATGTAAAAGTGTATATTTTCGCTATTCTCAGAACCCTTCTGACTCATATGCTTTAGAAGATATAAATGTTGTTATTCCTGCAAATAAAATGACTGCATTTGTCGGCAGATCTGGCGCAGGAAAAAGTACATTAATTGATATTTTAATGGGTTTAAATCTTCCAGAAAAAGGTCAAGTTTTAATTGACGGCACACCTCTGACAAGTGAAAACCTTCTTTCAATGCGTAAAGCAGTTAGTTACGTGCCGCAAGATCCATTTTTATTCAATGCGAGTATTAAAGAAAACCTTCTAATGGTTGAATCTGAAGCTGCAGATGAAGAAATATGGAGAGCATTAGAATTTTCATCAGCTGCTGAATTTGTTAAAAAACTGCCAAATGGATTAGATACATTAGTTGGAGATAGGGGTATACGTCTATCAGGTGGGGAGAGACAACGAATTGTCCTTGCAAGAGCAATATTAAGGAAGCCTTCTATACTTGTTTTAGATGAAGCTACAAGTGCTTTAGATACCGAAAACGAGGCAAATATTCAAAGAGCATTAGAAAGGCTCAAAGGAAGTATGACAATCATTGTCATAGCTCATCGACTGTCAACAATAAGAAACGCGGATCAGGTTATTGTCTTAGATCAAGGGAATGTCATCCAAAAAGGTGAGTTTGGTCAGCTGGCGAAAGATAAGAAAAATCTTTTTGGGAAATTATTAAATAATCAAAAAGATGCAAGCCTTTAA
- a CDS encoding nucleotidyltransferase family protein encodes MRLNLAKVPRELKIIFELLKDESVENLVEKGRYLFTKIDWTLFLKLCTHHRVYTMIYPRLKQLPEDMIPSNVIQYLADKYKNNTFKMLFLSAEMEQLSMKLTEEQIRVLFLKGPVIAHDLYGDISLRTSSDLDFLVPFEKLEITEELLESLGYKKDEYIHSVLGDWKWRHHHFTYFHPVKKIKAEVHWRLNPGPGPEPHFDDLWKERRKSNLTFSPIYFLGKEDLFLFLVSHGARHGWSRLRWLSDIQHMMGQDIDWNRIQVLLKKYHFINQGSQALVLASELLNAEVNTDMTHMVENKKSRGLAQEAIFYFERMVNLHTDPVPDDICKYHAKHLFSLMSPKQKLLFLLSCIHPLPEDAETLPLPNRLHFLYFLLRPFLWAWRKTKRETRYLRGQKS; translated from the coding sequence ATGAGACTTAATTTAGCAAAGGTGCCTAGAGAATTAAAGATCATTTTCGAACTTTTAAAGGACGAAAGTGTTGAAAACTTAGTCGAAAAAGGCAGGTATTTGTTTACTAAGATTGATTGGACTTTATTTTTAAAATTATGTACACATCATCGTGTTTATACAATGATTTATCCCCGCTTAAAACAGCTTCCTGAAGACATGATCCCATCAAACGTTATTCAATATCTGGCCGACAAATACAAGAATAATACATTCAAAATGCTTTTCTTAAGTGCAGAAATGGAGCAGCTGAGCATGAAATTAACAGAAGAACAGATACGTGTTCTTTTTTTAAAAGGGCCAGTAATTGCCCATGATTTATACGGAGATATTTCTCTCCGGACTTCTAGTGATCTGGACTTTCTTGTACCTTTTGAAAAACTTGAAATCACAGAAGAACTTTTGGAAAGCCTTGGTTATAAAAAAGATGAATATATACATTCTGTGCTAGGCGATTGGAAGTGGAGACATCATCATTTTACTTATTTTCATCCAGTCAAAAAAATTAAAGCTGAGGTTCATTGGCGATTGAATCCAGGACCTGGCCCTGAACCTCATTTTGATGATCTATGGAAGGAAAGACGTAAAAGTAACCTGACATTTTCACCAATCTACTTTTTAGGAAAAGAAGACTTATTTTTGTTTCTGGTGTCGCACGGAGCAAGACATGGATGGTCAAGATTAAGGTGGCTGTCAGATATTCAGCATATGATGGGGCAGGATATAGACTGGAATAGAATACAGGTATTGCTAAAAAAGTACCATTTCATTAATCAAGGTTCACAGGCTTTGGTTTTAGCATCGGAATTGTTAAATGCAGAAGTTAATACCGATATGACACATATGGTGGAAAATAAAAAATCAAGAGGACTCGCTCAGGAGGCAATTTTTTATTTTGAAAGAATGGTTAACTTACATACAGATCCTGTGCCTGATGATATCTGTAAATATCATGCAAAACATTTATTTAGTTTAATGTCGCCAAAACAAAAATTACTCTTTCTACTTAGTTGCATTCATCCTTTGCCAGAAGACGCCGAAACACTCCCGTTGCCAAATCGGCTTCATTTTTTGTATTTCCTTTTACGCCCCTTTTTATGGGCATGGAGGAAAACGAAAAGAGAAACAAGATACCTTAGGGGGCAAAAATCTTGA
- a CDS encoding lasso peptide biosynthesis B2 protein: MKTKLLLAESFFYLGLGRYLKSIPFSKVAPSLGQHMEETAYETINFNKKTIASVSQAIKIMSKYTFWESQCLVKAIAAMKMLEKRNIESTLYLGTARDESGKLVAHAWLRSGPYFVTGSEGKENYTVVGKFAKKIGGFENET; encoded by the coding sequence ATGAAGACTAAATTACTTTTGGCAGAATCTTTTTTTTACTTAGGACTTGGTCGGTATCTTAAAAGTATACCTTTTTCAAAAGTAGCTCCTTCGTTGGGGCAGCATATGGAAGAGACAGCTTATGAAACTATTAATTTTAACAAAAAAACGATAGCCAGTGTCTCTCAAGCTATTAAGATAATGAGCAAATATACATTTTGGGAAAGCCAATGTCTTGTAAAAGCTATTGCAGCAATGAAAATGCTGGAGAAGCGAAACATTGAAAGCACTTTATATTTGGGAACAGCAAGAGATGAGTCAGGGAAGCTTGTAGCTCATGCTTGGCTGCGCAGTGGACCATATTTTGTCACGGGTTCAGAGGGTAAGGAGAATTATACGGTTGTTGGCAAATTTGCTAAGAAAATTGGAGGATTTGAGAATGAGACTTAA
- a CDS encoding lasso peptide biosynthesis PqqD family chaperone, with product MVNALMSSTNFIVRQGEGNIVSDMNGEKVMLSISNGKYYNLGEMGGVIWDLIESPINFNQLIESLLSQYQVEREECQKQVLSFLESLNKEKLIKLEKDI from the coding sequence ATGGTTAACGCACTAATGTCTTCGACAAATTTTATTGTACGCCAAGGAGAAGGAAACATCGTAAGTGATATGAACGGGGAAAAAGTGATGCTCAGTATAAGTAATGGAAAATACTATAATCTAGGTGAAATGGGCGGTGTAATTTGGGATCTTATAGAAAGCCCTATAAACTTTAATCAATTAATCGAAAGTTTGCTTTCACAATATCAAGTTGAAAGAGAAGAATGCCAGAAACAGGTACTTTCTTTTTTAGAGTCCTTAAATAAAGAAAAATTAATTAAATTAGAAAAAGATATTTAG
- a CDS encoding aldolase, whose protein sequence is MNKVRLKTQLYHAFGFNIQSDIDLLELPLIIIEENEPQIIIEISDLTSIWKELSDKNKSFVIKKEFIMFKIQAVGIFLVQKGREILYSPLADADDDLIRLYLLGTCMGAILMQRRVLPLHGSAIAIDGKAYAIIGDSGAGKSTLASSLLNKGYQLISDDVIPVTLNEEKLPLITPAYPQQKLWLESLNEFGMDANGYKQIFNRETKYAVPVKNQFVSQKLQLSGVFELVKSDTAEIILNPIHKLNSLQTLFKHTYRNFFIAQMGLMEWHFNITVAMAEKINLYQLSRPANRFTSHELAEEIINAIKEEEKFVWLTH, encoded by the coding sequence TTGAATAAAGTTCGTTTGAAGACACAGCTGTACCATGCTTTTGGATTTAATATACAGTCAGACATAGATTTGCTTGAACTGCCTCTAATTATAATAGAAGAGAATGAACCTCAAATAATAATAGAAATATCAGATTTGACCTCGATCTGGAAAGAACTATCAGATAAAAATAAATCTTTTGTTATAAAAAAAGAATTTATCATGTTCAAAATTCAAGCAGTTGGTATTTTTTTGGTGCAAAAAGGAAGAGAAATTCTCTATTCTCCTTTGGCTGATGCTGATGATGATCTAATTCGTCTTTACCTGCTTGGAACATGTATGGGTGCAATATTAATGCAAAGAAGAGTTTTGCCCCTGCACGGCAGTGCTATAGCAATCGACGGTAAAGCATACGCCATTATAGGTGACTCAGGAGCAGGCAAATCAACTTTGGCTTCTTCTTTATTAAATAAGGGGTATCAGCTTATCAGTGATGATGTTATTCCCGTAACTCTAAATGAAGAAAAACTTCCCTTAATAACTCCGGCTTATCCTCAGCAAAAACTTTGGTTAGAAAGTCTTAATGAGTTTGGAATGGATGCAAATGGTTATAAACAGATTTTTAATAGAGAAACTAAATACGCAGTTCCAGTGAAAAATCAATTTGTTTCTCAGAAGCTTCAGCTTTCGGGGGTTTTTGAGTTAGTTAAATCGGACACTGCAGAGATAATATTAAACCCAATCCATAAACTAAACAGTCTTCAAACTTTGTTCAAACATACATATCGTAATTTCTTTATCGCTCAAATGGGTTTGATGGAATGGCATTTTAATATAACTGTAGCAATGGCTGAGAAAATCAATTTATACCAGCTTAGCAGGCCAGCTAACCGTTTCACTTCACATGAACTGGCTGAAGAAATAATAAATGCTATCAAAGAGGAGGAAAAATTTGTATGGTTAACGCACTAA
- a CDS encoding paeninodin family lasso peptide, translating into MKSWQTPELEVLDVSLTMAGPGIKTPDAVQPDEDEVVHYS; encoded by the coding sequence ATGAAATCTTGGCAAACACCAGAACTAGAAGTATTGGATGTAAGTTTGACAATGGCTGGACCAGGAATTAAAACACCAGACGCAGTTCAGCCTGATGAAGATGAGGTAGTCCATTATAGTTAA
- a CDS encoding asparagine synthetase B — MSAIVGVYHFDGEPIRIEECKNVMKTLQKFPADDVQTWTIQNLFLGCHAQWITPESVGEVLPYYDYELKMAITADAIIDNRMELFDRLAVGKFLRKDITDSKLILLAYEKWGEEAPKYLVGDFAFMIWDEKRQLLFGARDFSGTRTLYFYNDGSKFAFSTIIEPLFSISNISKKLNDQWLAEFIAIPVTTDSISTDTTVYDNIKQLPPSHTIKLENGRLYLRQYSKFDYSVKLKLKSNGEYEEAFKEVFNTAVIDRLRTHRSVGAHLSGGLDSGSVVSFAAKALKEKKKRLHTFSYVPVDDFVDWTHRYRVANERPLIESTVNFVGNINDKYLSFSDTNPYSEIDDWLQTLEMPYKFFENSFWLKGIYEQASSQGVGLLLNGQRGNWTISFGPALDYYARLLRQFKLSSLYKEVNLYSKNIGVKKSRIMKFVSRKAFPEIARLSNSKNQESFPIWINPEFASRTKVFEKLEEQEIDISGTNTTDAYHIKNNQFKQLHFWGLNGTIGTKLSLRHSLWERDPTNDIRVVQFCLSVPDEQFVQSGLDRALVRRATNGLLPEDIRLNQRSRGVQGADGVHRMISSWKAFIDELYKLLKDPKVSSFVNNELLAKYIKRIEMDYTPRLIFEYEFRILMRSLILYRFLNKIEGR; from the coding sequence ATGAGTGCAATAGTTGGAGTTTATCATTTTGACGGTGAACCAATAAGAATTGAAGAATGTAAGAATGTAATGAAAACTTTGCAAAAGTTTCCCGCAGATGATGTTCAGACATGGACTATTCAGAATTTGTTTCTTGGCTGCCACGCGCAATGGATCACACCTGAATCAGTGGGCGAAGTACTGCCTTACTATGATTATGAGTTAAAAATGGCAATTACTGCAGATGCCATTATTGATAATCGTATGGAACTATTTGATAGATTAGCAGTGGGTAAATTTTTGAGAAAAGATATTACCGACAGCAAGTTAATATTGCTTGCATATGAAAAATGGGGAGAAGAAGCCCCCAAGTATTTAGTTGGTGATTTTGCCTTTATGATCTGGGATGAAAAGCGTCAATTGCTCTTCGGGGCAAGAGACTTTTCTGGTACTAGAACCCTTTATTTTTATAATGACGGTTCAAAATTTGCGTTTAGTACAATTATTGAACCTCTTTTCTCCATCTCTAATATTAGTAAAAAACTGAATGACCAGTGGCTTGCTGAATTTATTGCAATACCTGTTACAACGGATTCCATTTCCACCGACACGACTGTTTATGACAATATTAAGCAATTGCCGCCTTCACATACTATTAAACTCGAAAATGGACGTTTATACCTGAGACAATATTCTAAATTTGATTATTCGGTTAAATTGAAATTGAAATCTAATGGAGAATATGAAGAAGCTTTTAAAGAAGTATTTAATACAGCAGTTATTGATAGACTTCGGACTCATCGAAGTGTCGGTGCTCACCTTAGCGGAGGGTTAGATTCTGGCTCCGTTGTTAGCTTTGCAGCTAAAGCTTTGAAAGAGAAAAAGAAAAGATTACATACATTTAGTTACGTTCCAGTGGATGACTTTGTTGATTGGACACATAGATATAGAGTGGCTAATGAGAGACCGTTAATTGAATCGACGGTTAACTTTGTAGGTAACATTAATGATAAGTATTTAAGCTTTTCGGATACTAATCCATATTCTGAAATCGATGATTGGCTGCAAACTTTGGAGATGCCTTATAAATTTTTTGAAAACTCTTTTTGGCTAAAAGGAATTTATGAGCAAGCAAGTAGTCAGGGAGTTGGATTACTTCTAAATGGTCAAAGAGGCAATTGGACAATTTCTTTTGGACCAGCTTTAGATTACTATGCCCGCTTGTTAAGGCAATTCAAATTATCGAGCTTATATAAAGAAGTGAACCTATATAGTAAAAATATAGGTGTGAAAAAATCAAGAATTATGAAATTTGTAAGTAGAAAAGCGTTTCCTGAAATTGCAAGGCTTTCTAACTCGAAAAATCAAGAAAGTTTTCCTATTTGGATAAATCCTGAATTTGCATCTCGAACTAAAGTTTTTGAAAAACTGGAAGAGCAGGAAATCGATATAAGCGGAACTAATACGACTGATGCTTATCACATAAAAAATAATCAGTTTAAACAATTACATTTTTGGGGTTTAAATGGGACTATCGGCACCAAATTATCATTAAGACATTCATTATGGGAGCGCGATCCTACAAACGATATAAGGGTAGTTCAATTTTGTCTATCTGTTCCAGATGAACAATTCGTCCAGAGTGGACTTGATCGGGCACTTGTCCGCAGAGCTACTAACGGACTATTGCCAGAAGATATAAGACTTAATCAGAGATCCCGTGGAGTACAAGGGGCTGATGGAGTTCATAGAATGATAAGCTCATGGAAAGCATTTATAGATGAACTCTACAAACTACTTAAAGATCCTAAAGTTTCATCTTTTGTAAATAACGAACTATTGGCGAAATACATTAAGAGAATTGAAATGGACTACACACCTAGGCTTATCTTTGAATATGAATTTAGAATTTTAATGCGAAGTTTAATATTATATAGATTTTTAAATAAAATTGAAGGGAGGTGA